From a region of the Tachysurus fulvidraco isolate hzauxx_2018 chromosome 5, HZAU_PFXX_2.0, whole genome shotgun sequence genome:
- the LOC125141156 gene encoding CMRF35-like molecule 6 isoform X4: protein MKILLIFTFCLISDLSYEKSISKTVHAGEDFTVSCKYPQSLKSYQRFLCKRLPMAACSSNIYLKESILNMTMKNVNEQDSGEYWCGADIAWTSDHGYKVYFTQIDLTVTAGPSKTTQSSVVSSSSSSSSSSLTTSSPFSLSSSVQTTTFTRTGLSSVSIVVTVLVNILIGLLIGNTCLFVVLRIKRKRQGNSASHDRHFVPGSENSHEDFKDTRGLFASEEGTSTDRSAVQLPRSSFDPAQAVYLNILLPTSPCESGCTATLAQFPTDLPDSSISTVEKPEESQIYTTVRFHTNSTGSDDVAQKIKFKKEEKSCEYASVSHGNSYG, encoded by the exons atgaagatcctcctcatcttcaccttCTGTCTGATCTCAG ATCTGTCCTATGAGAAGTCCATCAGCAAAACCGTCCATGCAGGAGAAGATTTTACTGTCAGCTGTAAATACCCACAATCCCTCAAGAGCTATCAAAGGTTTCTCTGCAAGAGGCTGCCTATGGCAGCTTGTTCTTCTAATATATATCTTAAAGAAAGCATCTTAAATATGActatgaaaaatgtaaatgagcAGGACTCTGGTGAATACTGGTGTGGAGCTGACATAGCTTGGACATCTGATCATGGGTAcaaggtttatttcacacaaattGACCTGACAGTCACAG CTGGACcctcaaaaacaacacaaagttCAGtggtatcatcatcatcatcatcatcatcatcatcattaacaaCATCATCACCATTTTCATTGTCATCATCAGTACAGACAACAACTTTTACCCGTACAG GACTTTCCTCAGTTTCCATTGTAGTTACTGTGTTAGTAAATATTCTGATTGGGCTTCTGATTGGAAACACATGTCTTTTTGTGGTTCTCCGAATTAAACGCAAGAGGCAAG GAAATTCAGCATCTCATGACAGGCATTTTGTTCCAGGCTCAGAAAACAGCCATGAG GATTTTAAAGACACCAGAGGTCTTTTTGCCTCAGAAGAAGGAACTTCTACAGATCGCTCTGCTGTGCAACTACCCAGAAGCTCCTTTGATCCTGCTCAAGCTGTTTATCTTAACATATTGTTACCAACAAGCCCTTGTGAGTCAGGATGTACTGCTACTTTGGCTCAATTTCCCACAGATCTCCCGGATTCCTCAATCTCTACTGTTGAGAAACCTGAAGAAAGTCAGATTTACACAACAGTGCGTTTCCACACCAATTCCACTGGCTCTGATGATGTGGCTCAGaaaattaagtttaaaaaggaggaaaaatcaTGTGAATATGCTTCAGTGAGTCATGGCAATTCTTATGGCTAG
- the LOC125138379 gene encoding uncharacterized protein LOC125138379 isoform X1, with the protein MNILLIFTLCLISDGGASNEVTGYSGGGILIKCKYGAKVTQSPKYFCKGSMSVCSDQIKTGNKNQWVNSGRYSLFDDTKSSAFWVMIRKLTVLDTGMYQCGVNVTTGNDIKTSVELKIKEDLSYKRSISKTVHAGGNLTVSCKYPKSLKSHPKFVCRRLQTAACSYNTSVKESTKYVKTGKISPYDDREKQIFSVSIRDVTEQDSGEYWCGAEVPCRSDQGYKVYFTRIDLTVTGFPASTVIAVSVILLLLLIGIIILILTLKNRHKMQETWLHKGVQQISYTLLRHILLAKEHSDFWDKRPPTGTFQNSGNDQGVPLDVHEYEEIKITRRLSASNAEMSTVYVTAQLPTISADRHAAYTELPTKPCDSAVYSFAQHLHLHLRHLADTLIQSDLQLSN; encoded by the exons ATGAatatcctcctcatcttcacccTCTGTCTGATCTCAG ATGGAGGAGCCTCAAATGAAGTAACAGGATATTCAGGAGGAGGAATCCTTATCAAGTGCAAGTATGGTGCAAAGGTCACACAAAGcccaaaatatttctgtaagggTTCAATGTCAGTCTGTTCTGACCAAATAaagacaggaaataaaaacCAGTGGGTAAATTCAGGAAGATACTCACTGTTTGATGACACCAAATCATCAGCGTTCTGGGTGATGATAAGAAAGCTCACTGTACTGGACACGGGGATGTACCAGTGTGGAGTTAATGTAACCACAGGAAATGATATTAAGACATCAGTGGAACTGAAGATAAAGGAAG ATCTGTCCTATAAGAGGTCCATCAGTAAGACTGTTCATGCAGGAGGCAACTTGACTGTCAGCTGTAAATACCCAAAATCCCTCAAGAGTCACCCTAAGTTTGTCTGCAGGAGGCTGCAAACTGCTGCTTGTTCTTATAATACATCTGTTAAAGAAAGtacaaaatatgtaaaaactGGGAAAATATCCCCGTATgatgacagagaaaaacaaatctttagTGTGAGTATTAGAGATGTAACTGAGCAGGACTCTGGTGAGTATTGGTGTGGAGCTGAAGTACCTTGCAGATCTGATCAGGGATACAAGGTTTATTTCACACGGATCGACCTGACAGTCACTG GATTTCCAGCTTCCACTGTGATCgctgtgtctgtaattctgctgctgcttctgattGGAATCATAATCCTCATTCTGACtctaaaaaacagacacaagatgCAAG AAACCTGGTTGCATAAAGGAGTACAACAAATATCATATACTTTATTAAGGCACATTTTGCTTGCAAAAGAACACTCAGACTTTTGGGATAAGCGTCCACCAA caggcACTTTCCAAAATTCAGGAAATGACCAAGGG GTTCCTCTTGATGTTCATGAATATGAGGAGATTAAAATCACCAGACGACTTTCTGCCTCAAACGCTGAAATGTCCACAGTTTACGTTACTGCTCAACTACCCACAATCTCCGCTGATCGTCATGCTGCATATACAGAGTTACCCACAAAACCCTGTGATTCAGCTGTTTATTCTTTTgctcaacatttacatttacatttacggcatttagcagacacccttatccagagtgacttacaactgagcaactga
- the LOC125138379 gene encoding polymeric immunoglobulin receptor-like isoform X2, giving the protein MNILLIFTLCLISDGGASNEVTGYSGGGILIKCKYGAKVTQSPKYFCKGSMSVCSDQIKTGNKNQWVNSGRYSLFDDTKSSAFWVMIRKLTVLDTGMYQCGVNVTTGNDIKTSVELKIKEDLSYKRSISKTVHAGGNLTVSCKYPKSLKSHPKFVCRRLQTAACSYNTSVKESTKYVKTGKISPYDDREKQIFSVSIRDVTEQDSGEYWCGAEVPCRSDQGYKVYFTRIDLTVTGFPASTVIAVSVILLLLLIGIIILILTLKNRHKMQAGTFQNSGNDQGVPLDVHEYEEIKITRRLSASNAEMSTVYVTAQLPTISADRHAAYTELPTKPCDSAVYSFAQHLHLHLRHLADTLIQSDLQLSN; this is encoded by the exons ATGAatatcctcctcatcttcacccTCTGTCTGATCTCAG ATGGAGGAGCCTCAAATGAAGTAACAGGATATTCAGGAGGAGGAATCCTTATCAAGTGCAAGTATGGTGCAAAGGTCACACAAAGcccaaaatatttctgtaagggTTCAATGTCAGTCTGTTCTGACCAAATAaagacaggaaataaaaacCAGTGGGTAAATTCAGGAAGATACTCACTGTTTGATGACACCAAATCATCAGCGTTCTGGGTGATGATAAGAAAGCTCACTGTACTGGACACGGGGATGTACCAGTGTGGAGTTAATGTAACCACAGGAAATGATATTAAGACATCAGTGGAACTGAAGATAAAGGAAG ATCTGTCCTATAAGAGGTCCATCAGTAAGACTGTTCATGCAGGAGGCAACTTGACTGTCAGCTGTAAATACCCAAAATCCCTCAAGAGTCACCCTAAGTTTGTCTGCAGGAGGCTGCAAACTGCTGCTTGTTCTTATAATACATCTGTTAAAGAAAGtacaaaatatgtaaaaactGGGAAAATATCCCCGTATgatgacagagaaaaacaaatctttagTGTGAGTATTAGAGATGTAACTGAGCAGGACTCTGGTGAGTATTGGTGTGGAGCTGAAGTACCTTGCAGATCTGATCAGGGATACAAGGTTTATTTCACACGGATCGACCTGACAGTCACTG GATTTCCAGCTTCCACTGTGATCgctgtgtctgtaattctgctgctgcttctgattGGAATCATAATCCTCATTCTGACtctaaaaaacagacacaagatgCAAG caggcACTTTCCAAAATTCAGGAAATGACCAAGGG GTTCCTCTTGATGTTCATGAATATGAGGAGATTAAAATCACCAGACGACTTTCTGCCTCAAACGCTGAAATGTCCACAGTTTACGTTACTGCTCAACTACCCACAATCTCCGCTGATCGTCATGCTGCATATACAGAGTTACCCACAAAACCCTGTGATTCAGCTGTTTATTCTTTTgctcaacatttacatttacatttacggcatttagcagacacccttatccagagtgacttacaactgagcaactga
- the LOC125141156 gene encoding uncharacterized protein LOC125141156 isoform X2 produces the protein MKILLIFTFCLISDGGTSNEVTGYSGGGILIKCKYDTAYRINKKYFCRGSLSGCSDQIKTGDKKQWVNSGRFSLFDDTKSLEFRVMIRKLTVQDTGTYHCGVDITLVRDIYTPVELKVQQDLSYEKSISKTVHAGEDFTVSCKYPQSLKSYQRFLCKRLPMAACSSNIYLKESILNMTMKNVNEQDSGEYWCGADIAWTSDHGYKVYFTQIDLTVTGLSSVSIVVTVLVNILIGLLIGNTCLFVVLRIKRKRQGNSASHDRHFVPGSENSHEDFKDTRGLFASEEGTSTDRSAVQLPRSSFDPAQAVYLNILLPTSPCESGCTATLAQFPTDLPDSSISTVEKPEESQIYTTVRFHTNSTGSDDVAQKIKFKKEEKSCEYASVSHGNSYG, from the exons atgaagatcctcctcatcttcaccttCTGTCTGATCTCAG ATGGAGGGACCTCAAATGAAGTAACAGGATATTCAGGAGGAGGAATCCTTATCAAGTGCAAATATGATACAGCATACagaattaacaaaaaatatttctgtaggGGTTCATTGTCAGGCTGTTCTGACCAAATAAAGACAGGAGATAAAAAACAGTGGGTAAATTCAGGAAGATTCTCACTGTTTGATGACACCAAATCATTAGAGTTCAGGGTGATGATCAGAAAGCTCACTGTACAGGACACTGGGACGTACCACTGTGGAGTTGATATAACTTTAGTGAGAGACATTTACACACCGGTGGAACTGAAGGTACAGCAAG ATCTGTCCTATGAGAAGTCCATCAGCAAAACCGTCCATGCAGGAGAAGATTTTACTGTCAGCTGTAAATACCCACAATCCCTCAAGAGCTATCAAAGGTTTCTCTGCAAGAGGCTGCCTATGGCAGCTTGTTCTTCTAATATATATCTTAAAGAAAGCATCTTAAATATGActatgaaaaatgtaaatgagcAGGACTCTGGTGAATACTGGTGTGGAGCTGACATAGCTTGGACATCTGATCATGGGTAcaaggtttatttcacacaaattGACCTGACAGTCACAG GACTTTCCTCAGTTTCCATTGTAGTTACTGTGTTAGTAAATATTCTGATTGGGCTTCTGATTGGAAACACATGTCTTTTTGTGGTTCTCCGAATTAAACGCAAGAGGCAAG GAAATTCAGCATCTCATGACAGGCATTTTGTTCCAGGCTCAGAAAACAGCCATGAG GATTTTAAAGACACCAGAGGTCTTTTTGCCTCAGAAGAAGGAACTTCTACAGATCGCTCTGCTGTGCAACTACCCAGAAGCTCCTTTGATCCTGCTCAAGCTGTTTATCTTAACATATTGTTACCAACAAGCCCTTGTGAGTCAGGATGTACTGCTACTTTGGCTCAATTTCCCACAGATCTCCCGGATTCCTCAATCTCTACTGTTGAGAAACCTGAAGAAAGTCAGATTTACACAACAGTGCGTTTCCACACCAATTCCACTGGCTCTGATGATGTGGCTCAGaaaattaagtttaaaaaggaggaaaaatcaTGTGAATATGCTTCAGTGAGTCATGGCAATTCTTATGGCTAG
- the LOC125141156 gene encoding polymeric immunoglobulin receptor-like isoform X3, producing the protein MKILLIFTFCLISDGGTSNEVTGYSGGGILIKCKYDTAYRINKKYFCRGSLSGCSDQIKTGDKKQWVNSGRFSLFDDTKSLEFRVMIRKLTVQDTGTYHCGVDITLVRDIYTPVELKVQQDLSYEKSISKTVHAGEDFTVSCKYPQSLKSYQRFLCKRLPMAACSSNIYLKESILNMTMKNVNEQDSGEYWCGADIAWTSDHGYKVYFTQIDLTVTGNSASHDRHFVPGSENSHEDFKDTRGLFASEEGTSTDRSAVQLPRSSFDPAQAVYLNILLPTSPCESGCTATLAQFPTDLPDSSISTVEKPEESQIYTTVRFHTNSTGSDDVAQKIKFKKEEKSCEYASVSHGNSYG; encoded by the exons atgaagatcctcctcatcttcaccttCTGTCTGATCTCAG ATGGAGGGACCTCAAATGAAGTAACAGGATATTCAGGAGGAGGAATCCTTATCAAGTGCAAATATGATACAGCATACagaattaacaaaaaatatttctgtaggGGTTCATTGTCAGGCTGTTCTGACCAAATAAAGACAGGAGATAAAAAACAGTGGGTAAATTCAGGAAGATTCTCACTGTTTGATGACACCAAATCATTAGAGTTCAGGGTGATGATCAGAAAGCTCACTGTACAGGACACTGGGACGTACCACTGTGGAGTTGATATAACTTTAGTGAGAGACATTTACACACCGGTGGAACTGAAGGTACAGCAAG ATCTGTCCTATGAGAAGTCCATCAGCAAAACCGTCCATGCAGGAGAAGATTTTACTGTCAGCTGTAAATACCCACAATCCCTCAAGAGCTATCAAAGGTTTCTCTGCAAGAGGCTGCCTATGGCAGCTTGTTCTTCTAATATATATCTTAAAGAAAGCATCTTAAATATGActatgaaaaatgtaaatgagcAGGACTCTGGTGAATACTGGTGTGGAGCTGACATAGCTTGGACATCTGATCATGGGTAcaaggtttatttcacacaaattGACCTGACAGTCACAG GAAATTCAGCATCTCATGACAGGCATTTTGTTCCAGGCTCAGAAAACAGCCATGAG GATTTTAAAGACACCAGAGGTCTTTTTGCCTCAGAAGAAGGAACTTCTACAGATCGCTCTGCTGTGCAACTACCCAGAAGCTCCTTTGATCCTGCTCAAGCTGTTTATCTTAACATATTGTTACCAACAAGCCCTTGTGAGTCAGGATGTACTGCTACTTTGGCTCAATTTCCCACAGATCTCCCGGATTCCTCAATCTCTACTGTTGAGAAACCTGAAGAAAGTCAGATTTACACAACAGTGCGTTTCCACACCAATTCCACTGGCTCTGATGATGTGGCTCAGaaaattaagtttaaaaaggaggaaaaatcaTGTGAATATGCTTCAGTGAGTCATGGCAATTCTTATGGCTAG
- the LOC125141156 gene encoding CMRF35-like molecule 6 isoform X5, giving the protein MLIYTAVKLNVRENLSYEKSISKTVHAGEDFTVSCKYPQSLKSYQRFLCKRLPMAACSSNIYLKESILNMTMKNVNEQDSGEYWCGADIAWTSDHGYKVYFTQIDLTVTAGPSKTTQSSVVSSSSSSSSSSLTTSSPFSLSSSVQTTTFTRTGLSSVSIVVTVLVNILIGLLIGNTCLFVVLRIKRKRQGNSASHDRHFVPGSENSHEDFKDTRGLFASEEGTSTDRSAVQLPRSSFDPAQAVYLNILLPTSPCESGCTATLAQFPTDLPDSSISTVEKPEESQIYTTVRFHTNSTGSDDVAQKIKFKKEEKSCEYASVSHGNSYG; this is encoded by the exons ATGTTGATCTACACTGCAGTGAAGCTGAATGTAAGAGAAA ATCTGTCCTATGAGAAGTCCATCAGCAAAACCGTCCATGCAGGAGAAGATTTTACTGTCAGCTGTAAATACCCACAATCCCTCAAGAGCTATCAAAGGTTTCTCTGCAAGAGGCTGCCTATGGCAGCTTGTTCTTCTAATATATATCTTAAAGAAAGCATCTTAAATATGActatgaaaaatgtaaatgagcAGGACTCTGGTGAATACTGGTGTGGAGCTGACATAGCTTGGACATCTGATCATGGGTAcaaggtttatttcacacaaattGACCTGACAGTCACAG CTGGACcctcaaaaacaacacaaagttCAGtggtatcatcatcatcatcatcatcatcatcatcattaacaaCATCATCACCATTTTCATTGTCATCATCAGTACAGACAACAACTTTTACCCGTACAG GACTTTCCTCAGTTTCCATTGTAGTTACTGTGTTAGTAAATATTCTGATTGGGCTTCTGATTGGAAACACATGTCTTTTTGTGGTTCTCCGAATTAAACGCAAGAGGCAAG GAAATTCAGCATCTCATGACAGGCATTTTGTTCCAGGCTCAGAAAACAGCCATGAG GATTTTAAAGACACCAGAGGTCTTTTTGCCTCAGAAGAAGGAACTTCTACAGATCGCTCTGCTGTGCAACTACCCAGAAGCTCCTTTGATCCTGCTCAAGCTGTTTATCTTAACATATTGTTACCAACAAGCCCTTGTGAGTCAGGATGTACTGCTACTTTGGCTCAATTTCCCACAGATCTCCCGGATTCCTCAATCTCTACTGTTGAGAAACCTGAAGAAAGTCAGATTTACACAACAGTGCGTTTCCACACCAATTCCACTGGCTCTGATGATGTGGCTCAGaaaattaagtttaaaaaggaggaaaaatcaTGTGAATATGCTTCAGTGAGTCATGGCAATTCTTATGGCTAG
- the LOC125141156 gene encoding polymeric immunoglobulin receptor-like isoform X1 — translation MKILLIFTFCLISDGGTSNEVTGYSGGGILIKCKYDTAYRINKKYFCRGSLSGCSDQIKTGDKKQWVNSGRFSLFDDTKSLEFRVMIRKLTVQDTGTYHCGVDITLVRDIYTPVELKVQQDLSYEKSISKTVHAGEDFTVSCKYPQSLKSYQRFLCKRLPMAACSSNIYLKESILNMTMKNVNEQDSGEYWCGADIAWTSDHGYKVYFTQIDLTVTAGPSKTTQSSVVSSSSSSSSSSLTTSSPFSLSSSVQTTTFTRTGLSSVSIVVTVLVNILIGLLIGNTCLFVVLRIKRKRQGNSASHDRHFVPGSENSHEDFKDTRGLFASEEGTSTDRSAVQLPRSSFDPAQAVYLNILLPTSPCESGCTATLAQFPTDLPDSSISTVEKPEESQIYTTVRFHTNSTGSDDVAQKIKFKKEEKSCEYASVSHGNSYG, via the exons atgaagatcctcctcatcttcaccttCTGTCTGATCTCAG ATGGAGGGACCTCAAATGAAGTAACAGGATATTCAGGAGGAGGAATCCTTATCAAGTGCAAATATGATACAGCATACagaattaacaaaaaatatttctgtaggGGTTCATTGTCAGGCTGTTCTGACCAAATAAAGACAGGAGATAAAAAACAGTGGGTAAATTCAGGAAGATTCTCACTGTTTGATGACACCAAATCATTAGAGTTCAGGGTGATGATCAGAAAGCTCACTGTACAGGACACTGGGACGTACCACTGTGGAGTTGATATAACTTTAGTGAGAGACATTTACACACCGGTGGAACTGAAGGTACAGCAAG ATCTGTCCTATGAGAAGTCCATCAGCAAAACCGTCCATGCAGGAGAAGATTTTACTGTCAGCTGTAAATACCCACAATCCCTCAAGAGCTATCAAAGGTTTCTCTGCAAGAGGCTGCCTATGGCAGCTTGTTCTTCTAATATATATCTTAAAGAAAGCATCTTAAATATGActatgaaaaatgtaaatgagcAGGACTCTGGTGAATACTGGTGTGGAGCTGACATAGCTTGGACATCTGATCATGGGTAcaaggtttatttcacacaaattGACCTGACAGTCACAG CTGGACcctcaaaaacaacacaaagttCAGtggtatcatcatcatcatcatcatcatcatcatcattaacaaCATCATCACCATTTTCATTGTCATCATCAGTACAGACAACAACTTTTACCCGTACAG GACTTTCCTCAGTTTCCATTGTAGTTACTGTGTTAGTAAATATTCTGATTGGGCTTCTGATTGGAAACACATGTCTTTTTGTGGTTCTCCGAATTAAACGCAAGAGGCAAG GAAATTCAGCATCTCATGACAGGCATTTTGTTCCAGGCTCAGAAAACAGCCATGAG GATTTTAAAGACACCAGAGGTCTTTTTGCCTCAGAAGAAGGAACTTCTACAGATCGCTCTGCTGTGCAACTACCCAGAAGCTCCTTTGATCCTGCTCAAGCTGTTTATCTTAACATATTGTTACCAACAAGCCCTTGTGAGTCAGGATGTACTGCTACTTTGGCTCAATTTCCCACAGATCTCCCGGATTCCTCAATCTCTACTGTTGAGAAACCTGAAGAAAGTCAGATTTACACAACAGTGCGTTTCCACACCAATTCCACTGGCTCTGATGATGTGGCTCAGaaaattaagtttaaaaaggaggaaaaatcaTGTGAATATGCTTCAGTGAGTCATGGCAATTCTTATGGCTAG